In Pseudomonadota bacterium, the genomic window CAGGGTTCAAGGGGTCGAGGGTTCAAGGATTCGAGTGTATTAAATTATTTTTATTCCCTTTTAATATTGCTATGTTAGAGATTACACCTACTACTAAATGATTTCTCTTTTATTAAATCTTAAGGATTACGAATAGAAACAGAGCATAACGCGCCGGCTCAGGAGCAGCGTGGTTTTTACGCTGTCGCCTGCAGCCGGTTTTTATAAAATTTTTTAATTTACTTCAGTTTTAAGTATCTTAATAACTCATTGGCTGCATCAACTATGCGTGTAGTATCTTTATAAGTAAAACCTCCCATATTATCTCTTTCTATATTTTCATCGCTCTTGCTCTTATTGTAATTTTCAACTGCCTTATCAAAGCCTTTTCTTTTCCGTATCGGGAGCTTTTCACGTATTAGTGCAACTGTAATCATCCAACCCCCTTGGATTTTTGAATTTGGGTGATTTTTTATTCCTATAAGATCATGACGTAAGGGCTCAATGAGGTTATTGAATTCTTTTCTTTTATCCCTATCAAGAGCGAACCTATTACCAATTAAGAATCCAATGAGACCCAGTATAGGCCCGAAAAATGGGTGCGTGATTATTTGTTGAAAAAAATCCCACATAATTTATTCTTTATTATTTGTTCCAATGAGCCAAGCCTTAGCGACCTCAAGGACAGCAATCGGTTTGAGCGCCACGTTAAATTTTCTATTTTTTCTCAATATATTTGTATAGTCATTGTAGCTGAAAAACATTAAAAGAATCATATTATAGACTCACCGGGTGTTTATTTATTACCGTTCCACCTTCTGATTCCTGTCAACCAGACATCATCCGTAACACCATAACGATTGAACAGTTCTGATTTAAACCTTTTGAGTTTTTCTTTACTTTCTTTTCTTGAGTAGGCTGGGATTTCTAATGTTACAATCCATTCATATTCATAGTGTATTTTGGAAGGAGAAGAGTCATCTTCTGAAGCTGTATCTTCTTTTTCTTCTTGAGAGCCAATCTTCCCTAAATGTTCAACCGCTCCATCTTTGAATTGCGCCTTCACATCGCCACCTTCATCGACCGCTAGTTCCACCCATATTTTATTTCTTTCTATAATTTGCTCACTTGTATATTCCTTGTGGCATTCCTTACATAAAGGCATGAGGTTTTCTATGTCATCTGCCCCCCCGTCCTCAACAGCTATAATATGAT contains:
- a CDS encoding HNH endonuclease signature motif containing protein; the encoded protein is MKRKISEEFKKLGREMIERRTKCHECENYATELHHIIAVEDGGADDIENLMPLCKECHKEYTSEQIIERNKIWVELAVDEGGDVKAQFKDGAVEHLGKIGSQEEKEDTASEDDSSPSKIHYEYEWIVTLEIPAYSRKESKEKLKRFKSELFNRYGVTDDVWLTGIRRWNGNK